One Lacticaseibacillus rhamnosus genomic window carries:
- a CDS encoding type II toxin-antitoxin system PemK/MazF family toxin, with the protein MTYKAKQGDVVWLDFDPSEGHEIRKRCPAVVLSSNAYNRATGFVIVAPITSTIRTLPGYVDIVSNKIRGQVVTSQVYSLDVTEQGNRKIDFIERMNIEDFYTVAQFTKMNFDFKF; encoded by the coding sequence ATGACATATAAGGCTAAGCAAGGTGATGTGGTGTGGCTTGATTTTGATCCGTCCGAGGGTCATGAAATTAGAAAAAGATGCCCAGCTGTTGTTTTAAGCAGTAACGCATACAATCGTGCAACCGGATTTGTGATTGTCGCACCAATTACCTCAACAATTCGGACACTACCTGGTTATGTTGATATTGTATCCAATAAAATTCGTGGTCAGGTTGTCACTTCGCAGGTTTATTCTCTGGATGTCACTGAACAAGGCAACCGAAAAATCGATTTTATTGAAAGAATGAACATTGAAGATTTTTATACAGTCGCTCAATTCACCAAAATGAATTTTGATTTTAAATTTTAG
- a CDS encoding ABC transporter ATP-binding protein, producing the protein MTNPIVKLQHIEKVYGDKTVLHDIQLNLYPGEFLALVGMSGGGKSTILRLIAGLEAPTAGKLTRANDLVMRVMFQNDRLLPWLTNLDNVSFKNHDPAVVKEAKSLLKAVGLADKSDGYPAQLSGGQKQRLALARALLAKPQLLLLDEPLGALDALTRQRMQDLILHIFTTQKLSTMLITHDVNEAARMADRIIVVKDGQLVAETAGARGESPEVIAQTAARVLKAILAEPVTV; encoded by the coding sequence ATGACTAACCCAATCGTCAAACTTCAACATATTGAAAAAGTCTATGGTGATAAAACCGTTCTTCATGACATTCAACTCAATCTTTATCCCGGCGAATTTTTAGCACTAGTCGGGATGAGTGGCGGCGGTAAAAGTACGATTCTGCGCTTAATCGCCGGACTTGAAGCCCCGACTGCTGGCAAACTGACGCGCGCAAACGACTTGGTAATGCGCGTGATGTTCCAAAATGATCGGCTTTTACCATGGTTAACCAATCTCGATAATGTTTCGTTCAAAAATCATGATCCGGCAGTGGTTAAGGAGGCTAAGTCACTGTTAAAAGCAGTCGGTTTGGCCGATAAAAGTGATGGCTATCCGGCACAACTGTCTGGTGGTCAAAAACAACGCTTGGCATTAGCACGAGCATTGTTGGCCAAGCCCCAACTGCTCTTGCTTGATGAACCGCTGGGCGCCTTGGATGCATTGACCCGTCAACGGATGCAAGATCTCATCTTACACATTTTCACTACCCAAAAGCTGAGTACGATGTTGATCACGCATGATGTTAATGAAGCGGCGCGGATGGCAGATCGGATTATCGTGGTTAAAGATGGTCAGTTGGTCGCTGAAACAGCGGGTGCTCGTGGTGAGTCACCAGAAGTTATTGCCCAAACGGCAGCGCGGGTATTGAAGGCCATTTTAGCAGAGCCGGTGACCGTATGA
- a CDS encoding B3/B4 domain-containing protein: MNFIIDPKVLALGVKIRGVELTGIDNHHYPQALKQAISTEIATVLETLNRDQIKQDPIIQGFWDLHRAVHLPKRNNTPAPATLLKLILKRGELVPINPVVDLYNLISIQSHLALGAHDIEHIDGNVNLRLTDGTERFVPIGADDQPEPVKAGEYAYVDDSNEIICHLETRQVEKTKVTPETTHLYYIAQGNENTSQALVDQTAQRVIDLTTKYLGGQGKLLN, translated from the coding sequence ATGAACTTCATCATCGATCCCAAAGTACTAGCACTAGGCGTCAAAATCCGCGGCGTTGAGCTAACCGGCATCGACAATCACCACTACCCGCAAGCTCTAAAACAAGCCATTTCCACAGAGATTGCAACGGTTTTGGAAACATTGAATCGCGATCAGATTAAGCAGGATCCGATTATTCAGGGCTTTTGGGACTTGCATCGCGCTGTTCATCTGCCTAAGCGCAACAACACCCCGGCGCCAGCAACATTATTGAAGCTAATTTTGAAACGCGGGGAGCTTGTACCCATTAATCCAGTGGTTGACTTATACAACCTCATTTCGATTCAAAGTCACCTTGCACTTGGCGCCCACGATATTGAACACATTGATGGCAATGTCAATTTACGGCTGACTGATGGCACCGAGCGCTTCGTTCCCATCGGTGCAGACGACCAGCCGGAACCGGTTAAAGCAGGCGAGTATGCTTATGTTGATGACAGCAACGAAATCATTTGCCACTTAGAAACCCGGCAAGTGGAAAAAACGAAAGTGACGCCTGAAACCACCCATCTTTATTACATCGCCCAAGGAAATGAAAACACAAGCCAAGCGTTGGTTGACCAAACGGCCCAACGCGTGATTGACTTAACAACCAAATATTTAGGTGGTCAAGGCAAACTGCTTAATTGA
- a CDS encoding AMP-binding protein encodes MSKLTDQLSQNLINHRDYPLVKSVEANTWYTGRDLEEDVAALRDQFAEQKIGAGDQVLIALPNSPVFLPLNQALWEIGAVAHPIAAKTPLPELLAEWETYHYQAVITLPAVGKSLEAPLVPWEKVQLHTISELAILTDASQLAYRINAPQARPQEDDLALILNTSGTTGKPKRVGLTHRMLLNAALHDAKSHELSPDDTAMVVMPMFHINAQVISVLATRLSGGKLVIAPKFSASGFWPTIETNHVTWVSVVPTIISILLMNQQALAAYHSNIHLRFVRSSSFALPEDKLVAFQSHFHTQVLEGYGMTETASQSTLNPIHAPKIGSAGKPVGTELRIKLADGTFTKKPFVEGEIVLRGDHVIHDYLEPHPESFENGWFLTGDLGYLDQDGYLFVKGRRKEMINRGGEKVAPAKVENVLNELDWVAQVAVIGLPDNLYGEAVTAVVIRQDATEDPQKAKLDLLNFARRHLAAYECPTEVVFVKAFPVNATGKVLRPKLRKQLMQGGKLYEA; translated from the coding sequence ATGAGCAAACTCACCGATCAGTTATCTCAGAATCTCATCAATCATCGTGATTACCCGTTAGTCAAATCCGTTGAGGCCAATACTTGGTACACCGGACGCGATTTGGAAGAAGATGTTGCCGCGTTACGTGATCAGTTTGCTGAGCAGAAAATTGGCGCAGGTGACCAAGTCTTAATTGCTTTACCGAATTCGCCGGTCTTTTTACCGCTTAATCAGGCGCTCTGGGAAATTGGGGCTGTTGCTCATCCGATTGCTGCCAAAACCCCGCTACCGGAATTGTTGGCAGAATGGGAAACCTACCACTATCAAGCCGTCATCACATTGCCAGCAGTGGGTAAATCCTTAGAAGCCCCGTTAGTTCCATGGGAGAAAGTGCAACTGCATACCATTTCCGAGTTGGCAATCCTGACCGATGCGAGTCAGTTGGCTTATCGGATTAATGCCCCTCAAGCACGACCACAAGAGGACGACTTGGCATTAATCCTCAACACTTCCGGGACCACGGGCAAACCTAAACGAGTCGGCTTGACGCACCGGATGTTATTAAATGCTGCGCTTCATGATGCCAAGAGTCACGAACTATCGCCGGATGATACCGCGATGGTGGTCATGCCGATGTTTCATATTAATGCCCAGGTCATCTCGGTACTTGCTACTAGGTTGTCAGGCGGTAAGCTGGTGATTGCGCCGAAGTTTTCCGCCTCGGGATTCTGGCCGACGATTGAAACCAATCATGTCACGTGGGTCTCGGTGGTTCCGACGATCATTTCAATCTTGCTGATGAATCAACAGGCGTTAGCGGCTTATCACAGCAACATTCATTTACGCTTTGTCCGCAGCTCGTCCTTTGCATTACCAGAAGATAAACTGGTCGCCTTTCAGTCGCATTTTCACACTCAGGTTCTGGAAGGCTACGGCATGACTGAGACGGCTAGTCAAAGTACGCTTAATCCGATTCATGCCCCGAAAATCGGTTCAGCCGGTAAGCCGGTGGGGACTGAGTTGCGAATCAAATTAGCGGATGGCACCTTTACCAAAAAGCCATTTGTTGAAGGCGAAATCGTTCTGCGTGGCGATCACGTTATTCATGATTATCTTGAGCCACACCCGGAATCTTTTGAAAATGGCTGGTTTCTAACCGGCGACCTCGGATATCTGGATCAGGATGGGTATCTGTTTGTCAAAGGCCGACGCAAAGAAATGATTAACCGCGGTGGTGAAAAAGTGGCCCCAGCCAAAGTCGAAAATGTTCTAAACGAACTGGACTGGGTTGCCCAAGTGGCGGTTATCGGCTTACCGGATAATTTATATGGTGAAGCGGTCACAGCCGTTGTCATTCGCCAAGATGCCACGGAAGACCCGCAAAAGGCCAAGCTTGATTTACTCAATTTTGCCCGTCGACATTTAGCCGCTTATGAATGCCCAACCGAAGTCGTTTTTGTCAAAGCTTTTCCGGTGAATGCTACTGGTAAGGTGCTGCGGCCGAAACTCCGCAAACAATTAATGCAAGGCGGGAAGCTATATGAAGCGTAA
- a CDS encoding ABC transporter permease subunit — MQEVTTLTQEPKKRVKPSVNWLKILPWLVPLAFLMSWQAAVSFNWVTSSLIPAPSTVIQDGISLWQSGELPKNIAISLYRATAGFAIGGSVGFALGLINGLVKPIRALLDSPIQMLRNIPHLSLIPLMIILMGIGEPAKIALVAIGVMFPMYINTYQGIVGADPELLEMGRAYGLSRRALFTRVVFPGALANILMGVRYALGVMWTTLIVAETISATSGLGYMATNAQELMRMDTVLLCILIYALLGKLSDMIAKSLERLFLGWRQGGTEND; from the coding sequence ATGCAAGAAGTCACGACACTGACGCAGGAGCCGAAAAAACGGGTTAAACCGTCTGTGAATTGGTTAAAGATCCTGCCTTGGCTGGTACCGCTCGCGTTCCTGATGAGCTGGCAGGCGGCGGTCAGTTTTAACTGGGTGACGAGTTCCTTGATTCCCGCACCGTCAACGGTCATTCAAGACGGAATCTCGCTGTGGCAAAGCGGTGAATTGCCAAAGAATATTGCCATTAGTCTTTATCGAGCCACGGCTGGGTTTGCGATTGGCGGTAGTGTCGGCTTCGCACTCGGCCTGATCAACGGGTTAGTCAAACCGATTCGTGCTTTGCTTGATAGTCCGATTCAAATGTTGCGGAATATCCCGCACCTTTCCTTAATTCCGCTCATGATTATCTTAATGGGCATTGGCGAACCGGCCAAGATTGCGTTGGTTGCCATCGGGGTTATGTTCCCGATGTATATCAACACGTATCAAGGCATTGTCGGCGCAGATCCGGAGTTATTGGAAATGGGCCGTGCTTATGGCTTATCCCGACGCGCATTGTTCACCCGCGTTGTTTTCCCGGGTGCCTTAGCCAATATTCTTATGGGCGTGCGGTATGCGCTAGGGGTGATGTGGACAACCTTGATTGTTGCCGAAACGATCTCCGCCACATCCGGCTTAGGCTACATGGCCACCAATGCACAGGAACTTATGCGGATGGATACCGTGTTACTTTGCATTTTGATTTACGCCTTACTGGGCAAGCTCTCCGATATGATCGCAAAAAGCTTGGAGCGCCTATTCCTCGGTTGGCGGCAAGGAGGGACTGAAAATGACTAA
- the mazE gene encoding type II toxin-antitoxin system PemI/MazE family antitoxin — translation MMDVKVVKRGNSLALSLPSSAGFKRGEAFLLISDEKGGYLLIPKVKNPYTKAKPLSFHQEEAWPDFDYEDIE, via the coding sequence ATGATGGATGTGAAAGTTGTAAAACGTGGAAACTCGTTAGCTTTATCACTTCCGAGCAGTGCGGGTTTCAAACGAGGCGAGGCGTTTTTGCTGATTTCAGATGAAAAAGGTGGTTATCTGTTGATCCCAAAGGTAAAAAATCCCTATACCAAAGCAAAACCATTATCATTCCATCAAGAAGAAGCTTGGCCGGATTTTGACTATGAGGATATTGAATAA
- a CDS encoding acyltransferase — MKQVQATANATTAKPTKHRYLYEIDLMRLIFIAGVLLNHTTTAFQHQMSSGFASTALLATHLMIHFTRMGFMFMTGLVLTMVYYSRQRNWPRFFKKRFTTVGVPYVLWNTILMISAVLLGIGGFTVANFWPDYLSALLHGDQFYLYYVLVTLQLYLLFPAMLWLFKRTEKHHGALLLASFTLQLLIVAGIKYGLPHVDTSHWLWWFRAYGVNVVTYQFFFIAGGLFSLHAQAVKTWLMSHQRLIGWSTLFLSLGTVGLYGFNKQILGLTHSAAVSPHQPYMLVYDVVMIAFVAILGQKYASWHAKQPTHWIARLVGHGAQVSFGVYLCQTIAITLLGGVLGLVHLSNLMLMLLLPLGYLSILGISFAIAWFCYKVSPFGWLIGRPQSLLLATKGVLNHEQTHRSVISESHQSS, encoded by the coding sequence ATGAAACAGGTACAGGCAACAGCGAATGCTACGACGGCAAAGCCAACTAAGCATCGCTACCTTTATGAGATTGACTTAATGCGATTGATCTTCATTGCCGGCGTTTTGTTGAACCACACCACCACGGCATTTCAACATCAAATGTCTTCTGGTTTTGCCAGCACGGCTTTGCTCGCCACCCACCTCATGATTCACTTCACACGCATGGGCTTCATGTTCATGACGGGGCTGGTGCTGACGATGGTCTACTACTCCCGGCAACGTAACTGGCCGCGGTTCTTCAAAAAACGCTTCACAACAGTTGGCGTTCCCTATGTCTTGTGGAACACAATCTTAATGATCAGCGCCGTGCTACTGGGTATTGGCGGGTTCACCGTTGCCAACTTCTGGCCGGATTATCTCAGTGCCTTATTGCATGGTGATCAATTTTATCTGTATTACGTCTTGGTAACCTTACAACTGTATCTGTTATTTCCGGCGATGCTTTGGCTATTCAAAAGAACGGAGAAGCATCACGGCGCCTTGTTGCTAGCTAGTTTTACTTTGCAGTTACTCATCGTCGCAGGTATCAAGTACGGCCTGCCGCATGTCGACACGAGCCACTGGTTATGGTGGTTTAGAGCATATGGCGTCAATGTTGTGACCTACCAATTCTTCTTCATTGCCGGTGGTTTATTCAGCCTACACGCCCAAGCGGTTAAAACCTGGTTAATGTCCCATCAGCGCCTGATCGGCTGGAGCACCTTGTTTCTCAGCTTAGGAACAGTTGGTCTTTATGGCTTCAACAAACAGATTCTTGGACTGACTCACAGTGCTGCGGTTTCACCTCATCAGCCGTATATGTTGGTATATGACGTGGTGATGATTGCCTTTGTTGCCATCCTTGGTCAAAAGTATGCCAGCTGGCACGCCAAACAGCCAACGCACTGGATTGCTCGTTTGGTTGGTCATGGCGCACAAGTTTCGTTTGGTGTCTATCTTTGCCAAACCATTGCCATCACGCTATTAGGTGGTGTCTTGGGACTGGTTCATCTTAGTAATCTCATGTTAATGCTGCTGTTGCCGCTGGGTTATCTCAGCATTCTCGGCATTTCCTTTGCCATCGCTTGGTTTTGTTACAAAGTTTCCCCGTTTGGATGGCTCATTGGTCGTCCGCAGTCATTGTTGTTAGCTACGAAAGGAGTCCTGAATCATGAGCAAACTCACCGATCAGTTATCTCAGAATCTCATCAATCATCGTGA